From the Nitrospira sp. genome, one window contains:
- a CDS encoding ribose-phosphate pyrophosphokinase yields MNRELKIFSGNANPALAHEICTYLGQKLGAATVSSFSDGEIRVKVDENVRGADIFVVQSTCQPVNDSLLELLIIIDALKRSSANRITAVIPYFGYGRQDRKDQPRVPISAKLVADLISTAGADRVLTMDLHAGQIQGFFNVPVDHLYALPVLLDYITKKKINDLVVVSPDAGGVERARAFAKRLQANLAIIDKRREGPNQAQIMNIIGDVQGKSVMLLDDMIDTAGTIVQGAQACADKGAREVWAACTHAVLSGPALDRITNSCLSQVVVTNTIPLRGKELACPRLHQLSVAPLLGEAIRRIHEDESVSSLFA; encoded by the coding sequence ATGAACAGAGAACTGAAAATATTCTCTGGGAACGCTAATCCTGCGCTTGCCCATGAGATTTGCACCTATCTCGGGCAAAAGCTCGGGGCGGCCACCGTCTCTTCCTTTAGTGACGGCGAGATCCGGGTCAAAGTCGATGAAAATGTGCGCGGCGCTGATATCTTTGTCGTGCAGTCGACTTGTCAGCCTGTGAACGATTCACTTCTGGAGCTGTTGATCATCATCGACGCGCTGAAACGTTCGTCGGCGAACCGGATCACAGCGGTTATTCCTTACTTTGGCTATGGGCGGCAGGATCGGAAGGATCAACCGCGCGTGCCGATTTCGGCGAAGCTGGTGGCCGATTTGATCAGTACCGCTGGTGCCGATCGTGTGTTGACGATGGACCTCCACGCGGGGCAGATTCAGGGGTTTTTCAACGTGCCGGTCGATCACTTGTATGCATTGCCGGTGCTCTTGGATTACATCACCAAGAAGAAGATCAATGACTTAGTTGTGGTGTCGCCGGACGCCGGCGGGGTCGAGCGTGCGCGGGCCTTTGCCAAGCGGCTGCAGGCCAATCTTGCCATTATCGATAAACGCCGCGAAGGCCCGAATCAAGCGCAAATTATGAATATCATCGGCGATGTGCAGGGAAAGAGCGTGATGCTCCTGGACGATATGATCGACACGGCCGGAACTATTGTACAGGGTGCCCAGGCGTGCGCCGACAAAGGGGCGCGGGAAGTGTGGGCCGCCTGTACACACGCGGTCTTGTCAGGGCCGGCTTTGGACCGTATCACGAACTCCTGTTTGTCGCAGGTGGTGGTGACCAATACTATTCCGTTGCGCGGGAAAGAACTGGCCTGCCCCAGATTGCATCAACTTTCGGTCGCGCCGTTATTGGGCGAGGCCATTCGGCGTATCCACGAAGACGAATCAGTCAGCTCATTATTTGCCTGA
- the ispE gene encoding 4-(cytidine 5'-diphospho)-2-C-methyl-D-erythritol kinase: MTRPHEDSPNPPRSAVTVFAPAKVNLILRVLDRRPDGFHNVWSLMQTVGLEDAVTIRLAPQHTEIRLQCDSHSLSVDQTNLVYRAAAAVLVQLQRKIGLDIQLAKRIPMGAGLGGGSSDAAATILGIDRLLNVGWSAARMAEIGQELGSDVPFFFHAPTAVVVGRGEQVRAIHVADARWAVLVNPGFPVETKWAYQQLSATRQGVAPLSDRCTQLASESRIAWEDVISLALNDFEGPVFATHPVLQQIKRELLSRGAQLALLSGSGATVFGIFQDEAGARRAAAYFHGRPELKTFVAQTSSGKLRVECAPSDLPAIG, translated from the coding sequence GTGACTAGACCGCACGAAGATTCGCCCAATCCCCCTCGATCCGCCGTTACCGTATTCGCTCCAGCCAAGGTTAATCTGATTCTGCGGGTGCTTGATCGTCGTCCTGACGGGTTTCACAATGTGTGGAGCCTCATGCAGACGGTTGGACTCGAAGACGCCGTCACTATTCGCTTGGCTCCGCAGCACACGGAGATCCGGTTACAGTGCGACAGTCATTCGCTTAGTGTCGATCAGACCAATCTCGTCTATCGTGCTGCGGCAGCGGTGCTCGTGCAATTGCAGCGAAAGATCGGTCTCGATATCCAGCTGGCAAAGCGCATTCCAATGGGCGCTGGCCTTGGTGGCGGGAGCAGCGATGCGGCGGCAACCATTCTTGGAATCGATCGACTTTTGAACGTCGGCTGGTCAGCAGCCCGGATGGCGGAAATCGGTCAAGAGCTTGGAAGCGATGTCCCGTTCTTCTTTCATGCGCCGACTGCAGTCGTTGTTGGTCGAGGCGAGCAGGTCAGGGCGATTCACGTGGCCGATGCCCGTTGGGCCGTGCTTGTAAATCCTGGCTTCCCCGTGGAAACGAAATGGGCCTATCAGCAACTGTCTGCAACGCGGCAGGGGGTGGCCCCGCTTTCCGATCGATGCACCCAGCTTGCGTCAGAGAGCCGGATTGCATGGGAGGATGTGATCAGCCTGGCTTTAAACGATTTCGAAGGCCCGGTGTTCGCGACGCATCCTGTTCTTCAGCAGATCAAGCGGGAATTGTTGAGCCGGGGTGCACAGCTGGCCTTGTTGTCCGGCAGCGGTGCGACGGTGTTCGGGATATTCCAGGACGAGGCCGGCGCTCGCCGGGCGGCTGCGTACTTTCACGGGCGGCCGGAACTGAAGACATTTGTGGCGCAGACCAGTTCAGGAAAACTGCGAGTTGAGTGCGCTCCTTCTGATTTGCCAGCAATCGGTTGA
- a CDS encoding sigma-54 dependent transcriptional regulator, protein MEKILVVDDEQSLREVLSIMLKRAGYAVTAVSDGEEAIEQVQKEIFDLVITDLRMPKVDGMEVLRAVKSASPETVVLIITAFATADSAVEAMKQGAYDYLTKPFQVDEVQLIIRNALEKRRLTTENILLKREMASQSSFAQLVGQSEAMQKVFDVVKKVADSKSNVLICGESGTGKELVARAIHYNSARSPLPFVAVNCSAVPETLLESELFGHMKGSFTGAISNKAGLFEVANGGTIFLDEIGDTTPTIQVKLLRVIQEREFRRVGGTQDIKVDVRIVAATNKDLEKAVADGSFREDLYYRLDVIPIRLPPLRLRSGDIPLLVTHFLARFSKESGKPMPTISSEAMQVLLGHEWRGNVRELENLIERVVAFSTGGTVTDADMRGWLHRTVSPQQQGGVPTELPEDGLDLEGMINGLEKDLLLKALERTQWVKKKAARLLRLNTRSFRYRLEKYAIKGGRD, encoded by the coding sequence ATGGAAAAGATCTTAGTCGTCGATGATGAACAGAGTTTGCGGGAAGTGTTGAGCATCATGCTCAAGCGGGCGGGGTATGCCGTCACGGCGGTATCAGATGGCGAAGAGGCGATTGAACAGGTACAGAAAGAAATTTTCGATCTCGTGATTACCGACCTGCGGATGCCCAAAGTGGATGGAATGGAAGTGCTCCGGGCCGTCAAGTCCGCCTCGCCAGAAACTGTCGTCTTGATCATTACGGCCTTTGCCACAGCGGACTCGGCCGTTGAGGCGATGAAACAGGGCGCGTACGACTATCTCACGAAGCCGTTCCAGGTTGACGAAGTGCAATTGATCATCCGGAATGCTCTGGAGAAGCGGCGGTTGACGACAGAGAACATCTTGTTGAAGCGCGAGATGGCGAGTCAATCGTCCTTTGCCCAGTTGGTGGGACAGAGTGAGGCGATGCAGAAGGTGTTTGATGTGGTGAAGAAAGTCGCCGACTCAAAGAGCAATGTGTTGATTTGCGGAGAAAGTGGAACCGGCAAAGAGCTTGTCGCTCGGGCGATCCACTACAATAGTGCGCGGAGCCCCTTGCCGTTTGTGGCCGTGAATTGCAGTGCGGTACCCGAAACGCTCTTGGAGAGCGAGTTGTTCGGGCACATGAAGGGCTCGTTCACGGGTGCCATTTCCAACAAAGCCGGGCTGTTCGAAGTCGCGAACGGAGGCACGATATTCTTGGATGAGATCGGGGACACGACGCCGACGATCCAGGTGAAGTTATTGCGGGTGATTCAGGAACGCGAATTTCGTCGAGTTGGCGGGACGCAGGATATTAAGGTCGATGTGCGCATCGTGGCTGCGACAAATAAAGATCTTGAGAAGGCTGTGGCGGATGGTTCCTTCCGTGAAGATCTGTACTATCGTTTGGATGTCATTCCAATCCGCCTCCCACCGCTTCGATTGCGCTCCGGTGATATTCCGTTGCTCGTCACACATTTCCTTGCGCGGTTTTCCAAGGAAAGCGGGAAGCCGATGCCGACGATCAGCTCTGAGGCGATGCAAGTACTGTTAGGGCATGAGTGGCGTGGCAATGTGCGAGAGCTGGAAAACTTGATTGAGCGAGTGGTCGCATTCTCAACCGGGGGCACAGTGACGGACGCTGACATGCGTGGATGGCTTCACCGGACAGTATCGCCCCAACAACAGGGCGGGGTCCCCACCGAACTGCCGGAAGATGGGTTAGACCTTGAGGGAATGATCAATGGCCTTGAGAAAGACCTCCTGCTGAAGGCGTTGGAGCGGACCCAGTGGGTAAAAAAGAAAGCGGCCAGATTGCTCCGGCTCAACACCCGATCATTCCGCTACCGGCTCGAGAAGTATGCTATAAAGGGAGGCCGTGACTAG
- a CDS encoding ATP-binding protein, producing the protein MTLLLGLSLTFQVTRGEQVETFYSLIVFTYAITIGYALALRFVTTAEGLVQLAWVQIGIDFLLETVLIARTGGIESPFLVLYVISVTLASLVPRRKVGLLTASLCVILFGLLTNLQLYGLTEAWGWLPRTRLSAPETLQTFGVHSLALLVVGFLSGLLTEQLQRADHSLKEKEQGLSRLQAFHENIIHSISSGVFTADEEGRITSFNPAAQEATGHNLAQVQGRSWRDVFNWHPDRSLDVQDEGAGHMRFEVECTRADGNRLVLGMTLSPLQEHGKTTGMVGVFKDLTQIRDLEEEMRRKDWLASLGEMSAGMAHEIRNPLGALAGAMQMLRKDLHADETSQRLMDIAIREATRLDTIITEFLQYARPPALNLAEHDLNKLLAETLDLVQHEARTRANIRIEAKPSREALAGQVDQDQLKQVFWNLATNAFDAMPKGGQLTISTGCRSIDVAGRKGEVIEISFHDTGEGISKKNLDNIFLPFFTTKKQGSGLGLAAVHRIVDLHGGWIKVESKEHEGSRFVVCLPRSGDVGVRLWHEGREPWKRS; encoded by the coding sequence GTGACTCTTCTGCTCGGGCTTTCTCTCACGTTTCAAGTCACGAGAGGGGAGCAGGTCGAGACGTTCTATAGCCTGATCGTGTTCACCTACGCGATCACCATTGGGTATGCCCTCGCTCTACGTTTTGTGACCACCGCTGAGGGGTTGGTCCAACTAGCCTGGGTACAAATCGGCATCGACTTCCTGCTCGAAACAGTCTTGATCGCAAGAACCGGCGGGATCGAGAGCCCATTTCTGGTGCTGTATGTGATCTCGGTTACGTTGGCGAGCCTGGTGCCTCGCCGGAAGGTCGGTCTCCTGACTGCCAGCCTGTGCGTCATCCTCTTCGGCCTCCTGACCAATCTTCAATTATATGGGCTCACTGAAGCCTGGGGTTGGTTACCCAGGACACGTCTGAGTGCGCCGGAAACGCTTCAGACTTTCGGAGTGCATAGTTTGGCATTGCTGGTGGTGGGGTTCTTGAGCGGCCTCCTGACAGAACAGCTTCAACGTGCGGATCATTCGCTCAAGGAAAAAGAGCAGGGACTCAGCCGACTTCAGGCCTTTCATGAAAACATTATTCACAGTATCAGTAGCGGCGTATTTACTGCTGATGAGGAGGGGCGAATCACCTCCTTTAACCCTGCCGCACAGGAAGCCACCGGACATAATCTCGCGCAAGTCCAAGGACGCTCCTGGCGAGACGTGTTTAACTGGCATCCGGATCGATCTCTGGATGTGCAGGACGAAGGGGCTGGACATATGCGGTTCGAAGTGGAGTGTACGCGCGCGGACGGGAATCGCTTAGTGCTGGGGATGACGCTGTCGCCACTTCAGGAACATGGGAAGACGACAGGGATGGTCGGCGTTTTCAAAGACTTGACGCAGATTCGGGATCTTGAAGAGGAGATGCGCCGGAAAGATTGGCTTGCCAGTCTGGGTGAAATGTCGGCCGGGATGGCCCACGAGATCCGCAACCCGCTCGGCGCGTTGGCTGGGGCGATGCAAATGTTGCGGAAGGACCTTCATGCGGATGAGACAAGCCAGCGGCTGATGGACATCGCGATTCGGGAGGCGACAAGACTCGATACAATCATCACAGAGTTTCTCCAGTATGCCCGGCCGCCGGCTTTGAATCTGGCCGAGCATGATTTGAACAAACTCCTTGCCGAGACCCTTGATCTGGTACAACATGAAGCTCGGACGAGAGCGAATATTCGGATTGAGGCCAAGCCGTCTCGTGAGGCGTTGGCCGGGCAGGTGGATCAGGATCAGTTGAAACAGGTGTTCTGGAATCTTGCCACGAATGCGTTCGATGCCATGCCGAAGGGCGGACAATTGACGATCTCAACCGGCTGTAGGTCTATCGATGTTGCCGGGCGTAAAGGGGAGGTTATCGAGATTTCTTTTCATGATACCGGCGAAGGGATCTCGAAGAAAAATCTCGACAACATCTTTCTTCCGTTCTTTACGACCAAAAAACAGGGGTCAGGATTGGGGCTTGCGGCGGTTCATCGGATTGTCGATTTGCATGGGGGGTGGATCAAAGTTGAGAGCAAAGAGCATGAGGGGTCTCGATTTGTGGTGTGCTTGCCCCGCTCGGGCGATGTCGGCGTGAGACTCTGGCATGAAGGTAGGGAGCCATGGAAAAGATCTTAG
- a CDS encoding type II secretion system F family protein: protein MATFAYVGRSKSGAVKKGELVAKSRDEAVDQLRKQSVVVTSLEEKGSKEGFKLSFGNGMTEKDLVVFTRQFGTMINAGLPLIQCLEILSTQSENAALRKAVGEIKGSVEGGSTFSDALRRHPKIFDDLYCNMVNAGEVGGLLDAILARLSKHIEKAMKLKSQIKSAMVYPAAICGIAAIVITVLMIWVIPVFEKMFKEMSNGKMALPGPTQLVIDMSNFAQGNWYIILGAIVVGVIAFKKYYATPQGRLMVDKIVLRLPVFGDLIRKASVAKFTRTLGTLITSGVPLLEALSICAKTAGNKVIENVLMDARVSISGGKTISEPLAKSEAFPKMVTHMIAVGESTGALDNMLGKIADFYEDEVDAAVTNLTALLEPMMMVFLGVTVGFIVIAMYLPIFTMASAIG, encoded by the coding sequence ATGGCTACGTTTGCATACGTTGGACGAAGCAAGTCTGGTGCGGTCAAGAAGGGCGAGCTTGTGGCCAAGAGCCGCGATGAGGCTGTCGACCAGCTCCGGAAGCAAAGCGTGGTGGTGACCAGCCTTGAGGAGAAGGGGTCGAAAGAAGGGTTCAAGCTGAGCTTCGGCAACGGAATGACGGAAAAGGATCTCGTCGTTTTCACCCGACAGTTTGGAACAATGATCAACGCGGGTTTGCCCTTGATCCAATGCTTGGAGATTCTCTCAACACAGTCGGAAAATGCGGCGCTTCGAAAAGCCGTTGGTGAAATCAAGGGGTCAGTTGAAGGCGGCTCGACCTTTTCCGATGCGTTGCGTCGGCATCCGAAAATCTTCGACGATCTCTACTGCAACATGGTGAATGCCGGGGAAGTCGGTGGATTGCTGGATGCCATTCTCGCGCGTCTTTCCAAGCACATCGAAAAGGCGATGAAGCTGAAATCCCAGATTAAGAGCGCCATGGTTTACCCGGCGGCTATTTGCGGTATTGCTGCGATTGTCATCACGGTGCTGATGATCTGGGTCATTCCGGTTTTTGAGAAAATGTTCAAGGAAATGTCGAATGGGAAAATGGCGCTGCCGGGACCCACGCAGCTGGTCATCGATATGAGTAACTTTGCGCAAGGGAATTGGTACATTATTCTTGGTGCGATCGTCGTCGGCGTGATCGCATTCAAAAAGTACTACGCGACTCCTCAGGGCAGGTTAATGGTCGATAAGATTGTTCTGAGGTTGCCGGTGTTCGGCGACCTGATTCGAAAAGCGTCGGTCGCCAAGTTTACGCGGACACTGGGCACGCTGATTACGAGCGGAGTGCCCCTGCTGGAGGCCTTATCGATTTGTGCCAAGACGGCCGGGAATAAAGTCATCGAAAACGTGCTGATGGATGCACGCGTCAGCATCAGCGGAGGAAAGACGATTTCCGAGCCGCTCGCCAAGAGCGAGGCGTTCCCCAAGATGGTGACCCACATGATTGCCGTCGGCGAGTCCACCGGTGCGCTCGACAATATGCTCGGGAAAATCGCCGATTTTTATGAGGACGAAGTCGATGCGGCGGTGACGAATCTGACGGCGTTACTCGAGCCGATGATGATGGTGTTTCTCGGCGTCACGGTCGGATTCATCGTCATCGCGATGTACCTGCCGATCTTCACGATGGCCTCGGCGATTGGGTAA
- a CDS encoding CDP-alcohol phosphatidyltransferase family protein encodes MNIPNSLTILRILLIPVFVGFMTYRQYGYALAALLCAGLTDALDGLVARLTNQQTKLGEILDPLADKLLLTSAFLTLSILHLVPSWVVILVVSRDLILMLGTVVAHVTNIAIDITPTILGKGTTLCQLTYVVLVIAMIWRGMKIGALFPLLLVMVAFTLGSGLHYLYRGYRRTHLNGSVG; translated from the coding sequence ATGAACATACCTAATAGTCTGACGATCTTACGGATCCTCCTGATCCCCGTGTTCGTGGGGTTCATGACCTATCGGCAGTATGGGTATGCGCTGGCGGCGTTACTCTGCGCCGGTCTCACCGACGCATTGGATGGACTGGTCGCGCGCTTGACCAATCAGCAGACCAAGTTGGGGGAAATTCTCGATCCATTAGCTGACAAGCTCCTGCTTACGTCGGCCTTTCTCACGCTCTCCATCCTGCACCTCGTGCCATCATGGGTTGTGATCCTGGTGGTGAGCAGGGATCTCATCTTGATGTTGGGGACAGTCGTCGCCCATGTGACGAATATTGCCATCGACATCACGCCGACGATCTTGGGAAAAGGTACGACCTTGTGCCAGCTGACCTATGTCGTGCTGGTGATTGCCATGATCTGGCGGGGAATGAAGATCGGTGCGTTGTTCCCGTTATTACTGGTCATGGTGGCGTTTACCTTAGGCTCCGGGCTGCACTACTTGTATCGAGGGTATCGACGAACCCACTTGAACGGTTCTGTCGGCTGA